In Aspergillus flavus chromosome 3, complete sequence, one genomic interval encodes:
- a CDS encoding uncharacterized protein (domain of unknown function-domain containing protein) — translation MPEYQRLLKWALSSQSQGIYYAVAQPKETVPLETEKFGPSEIFTERSSPRSNAAWEALAGPNHENPGFIYVPNWEELKLPPGGVIHGEMMYGISMFHQLHCLGAIRHTFWQLMEGKLDPEALEALDGDTTDPNFIPNGHGLWHIEHCFIYVRHALQCCGDTTIEVRTDFNGQLIFIGWNSTHQCRSFDAIWDYTIKHPTLNSRD, via the exons ATGCCGGAATATCAACGGCTTTTGAAGTGGGCGCTGTCTTCTCAAAGTCAAGGCATCTACTATGCAGTAGCGCAGCCAAAAGAGACAG TGCCCTTGGAAACGGAGAAGTTCGGTCCATCGGAAATTTTTACTGAGCGCTCAAGCCCCCGAAGCAACGCTGCCTGGGAGGCACTAGCGGGAC CAAATCACGAAAACCCTGGCTTTATCTACGTCCCCAATTGGGAAGAGCTGAAGCTGCCGCCGGGAGGGGTCATCCATGGAGAAATGATGTACGGCATTAGCATGTTCCATCAGCTCCATTGCCTG GGTGCTATCCGCCATACATTTTGGCAGTTGATGGAGGGTAAACTTGACCCGGAAGCCTTGGAAGCTCTTGATGGGGACACGACCGATCCCAATTTTATCCCCAACGGTCATGGTTTGTGGCACATCGAGCATTGCTTTATCTATGTCAGGCATGCCTTACAGTGTTGCGGGGACACAACCATCGAAGTTCGAACAGATTTTAATGGCCAGTTAATTTTTATTGGGTGGAATTCCACCCATCAATGTCGTAGCTTTGATGCAATCTGGGACTACACGATCAAGCACCCCACCTTGAACAGTCGAGACTGA
- a CDS encoding putative SNF2 family helicase/ATPase yields the protein MASNAAMLLDPRAHRKQLQNDGSQDSGHSNSSAAPAGTASAAHRLLNPQRRQPSNKGSPKSRSRPQSVSSRSGNSARASPQRSDTREPDVDVVFTSAQEEISDGKRSSDHVDEVRHGNLIEDMYGVERRLNQPYKKIKTEKDLAQSGKRAIFASTGTTGLGEWVKNGEEKSNSSTPITPNVVDLTIDSSAGATDDDDLQVTGSNNLSIQRVCYGKLENAMVQAVLVPKPAAQTIFGDSAHDWPSIKLGVHRQTNQGNNRIEVSDPHGKIFGAVDSKTAAVIAPLLDSPALKVNVTARLDVRRRLPNEWPWAPCSALYRASINLYGLRKDAELVGKHLGQHNVWLGTPFSVEQGVPVFNPHAERRRAQAAASFLPNVAARGRSTVNYEVRTAEEVNDAVMKMFDQLQSAENIPELEPPSLLSTPLLRHQKQALWFMTEKEKPRKFGPREEDNNSLWRLEHRSNGARRYREIISGIVRDDEPPQSLGGLLADMMGLGKTLSILSLVVSSLGDAHEWANMAPNSELIRNLPGIRNTKTTLLVAPLSAVNNWTFQVKEHLKENAISYHVFHGQSRITDVDELSKYDLVITTYSIILSELSGRGSKRNGSPGSPLTKMNMFRIVLDEAHTIREQSAAQTQAIFKLNSQRKWSVTGTPIQNRLEDLFSVTKFLGLSPYDDRGQFGMHILSRFKTGDATVLASLRVLVDSFTLRRVKDKIDIPTRHDKIITLNFSEKERQLHEFFRRESNVMMKVIAGEDKTALKGRMYHHILKAMVILRQVSAHGKELLDSNDRARIKGLSVHDAIDLEDGGNDTPELVDKKAYEMFTLMQESSADLCAVCGKRLEDPNTDSGATDRQAPMAIILPCFDVLCPECFSGCKQAFDSQTGPSVHDIKCQVCDGWIPVSYSTITPGGLQDYMMGQAQAKQSKKQAKTLGEYEGPHTKTKALIAYLLETMDESKGLTDERPIKSVVFSAWTSHLDLIEIALKDNGITGFTRLDGTMTLSARQKALQEFHDNNDITILLATIGAGGVGLNLTSASRVYIMEPQYNPAAVAQAVDRVHRIGQTREVTTVQFLMKDSIEEKIFELAKKKQQLADMSMNQRKLDKREVQEQRMREYRSLFK from the exons ATGGCATCTAACGCCGCCATGCTGTTGGACCCACGGGCCCACAGAAAACAGCTACAAAACGATG GCTCCCAGGATTCAGGCCACTCGAATTCTTCCGCTGCGCCGGCAGGTACGGCTTCAGCGGCACATCGTCTTCTCAACCCGCAGCGTCGACAGCCCTCCAATAAAGGTAGCCCGAAGTCGAGATCGCGACCACAGTCAGTTTCCTCACGCAGTGGGAATAGTGCAAGAGCATCCCCACAACGTAGCGATACGCGTGAACCTGATGTGGATGTGGTATTTACAAGCGCGCAGGAGGAAATCAGTGACGGGAAGCGGAGTTCCGATCATGTCGATGAAGTGCGCCATGGGAACCTCATCGAGGATATGTATGGTGTGGAAAGACGGCTAAACCAACCGtacaagaagataaagacGGAGAAAGACTTGGCTCAGAGCGGGAAAAGGGCGATATTTGCGTCGACTGGGACCACCGGGTTGGGTGAATGGGTGAAGAATGGTGAAGAGAAGTCGAATTCCTCCACACCGATTACCCCAAACGTCGTTGACTTAACGATTG ATTCATCCGCTGGAGCaactgatgatgatgatctaCAAGTCACGGGTTCAAATAACCTCAGTATCCAGAGAGTTTGCTATGGCAAGCTAGAAAATGCAATGGTGCAAGCAGTGCTGGTCCCAAAGCCAGCAGCCCAAACCATCTTTGGGGACTCGGCACACGATTGGCCCTCAATCAAATTAGGAGTGCACCGACAAACTAATCAAGGCAATAATCGGATTGAGGTTTCCGACCCCCATGGAAAAATATTTGGGGCAGTAGATTCAAAGACTGCTGCAGTGATTGCTCCTCTACTCGATTCACCCGCTTTGAAAGTTAATGTGACCGCTCGGTTGGATGTTCGAAGGAGGCTGCCAAACGAATGGCCGTGGGCGCCTTGCTCAGCCCTGTATCGAGCGTCTATCAACCTCTACGGCCTTCGGAAGGATGCTGAGTTAGTCGGAAAGCACCTTGGCCAGCATAACGTTTGGCTTGGTACCCCGTTCTCTGTAGAGCAGGGCGTCCCTGTATTTAACCCACACGCCGAGAGAAGGCGCGCCCAAGCGGCCGCGTCCTTCTTACCAAATGTGGCTGCGAGGGGCCGATCGACCGTCAACTACGAAGTCCGCACAGCAGAAGAGGTGAACGATGcagtgatgaagatgttcgATCAACTTCAGAGCGCTGAGAATATACCCGAACTGGAACCTCCTTCGCTTTTGTCAACTCCACTACTGCGCCACCAGAAGCAGGCGCTTTGGTTTATgactgaaaaggaaaagccaCGCAAATTTGGGCCTAGAGAGGAAGATAATAACTCACTTTGGAGGTTGGAGCATCGTTCGAACGGGGCAAGGCGGTATCGAGAGATTATTAGTGGCATTGTACGCGATGACGAACCTCCACAGAGCCTAGGTGGCCTTTTAGCAGACATGATGGGTCTGGGGAAGACTTTGagcattctttctcttgtcgTATCCTCTTTGGGAGACGCCCACGAGTGGGCAAATATGGCACCAAATTCAGAGCTTATTCGAAATCTGCCGGGCATCCGCAACACCAAAACAACACTTCTAGTAGCCCCACTGAGTGCTGTTAACAATTGGACATTTCAGGTCAAGGAGCATCTAAAAGAGAATGCCATATCTTACCACGTATTTCACGGACAATCGAGAATCACCGATGTGGATGAGCTGTCTAAATATGACCTAGTCATCACGACATACAGCATTATCCTCAGCGAGCTTTCTGGAAGAGGGTCGAAACGAAATGGGAGCCCCGGGAGCCCGTTGACCAAGATGAATATGTTTCGGATTGTTCTGGACGAAGCGCATACTATCCGAGAGCAGAGTGCAGCACAGACACAGGCTATTTTCAAGCTGAACTCTCAGCGCAAGTGGTCTGTAACTGGTACACCTATCCAAAACCGCCTAGAGGACCTCTTCTCGGTGACCAAGTTCCTTGGCTTGAGTCCCTACGATGACAGAGGGCAATTCGGAATGCACATTTTGAGTCGATTCAAGACTGGGGATGCCACGGTTCTAGCAAGCTTGCGGGTGCTTGTAGACTCATTTACCCTGCGTCGTGTCAAGGACAAAATTGACATCCCTACCCGGCACGACAAGATCATAACGCTCAACTTCTCTGAGAAAGAGAGGCAGCTGCATGAATTCTTCCGACGAGAGTCGAACGTGATGATGAAGGTAATTGCCGGCGAGGATAAGACTGCACTGAAAGGTCGGATGTATCATCATATCCTAAAGGCAATGGTAATTTTACGCCAAGTCAGTGCCCATGGCAAAGAGCTTCTCGACAGTAATGATCGCGCAAGGATTAAGGGCTTGAGCGTCCACGACGCCATCGACCTCGAAGATGGCGGGAATGACACACCGGAGCTGGTAGATAAGAAAGCGTACGAGATGTTCACCTTAATGCAGGAGTCCTCGGCAGATCTGTGTGCCGTATGTGGCAAACGCCTTGAGGATCCAAATACTGATTCTGGTGCCACGGACCGCCAAGCACCTATGGCGATCATACTTCCTTGCTTTGATGTGCTTTGTCCCGAGTGTTTCTCTGGTTGTAAACAAGCGTTTGATAGCCAAACTGGGCCATCAGTTCATGACATCAAATGCCAGGTCTGTGATGGATGGATCCCTGTTTCATATTCTACCATTACCCCTGGAGGGCTACAGGACTATATGATGGGTCAGGCGCAGGCCAAGCAGAGCAAAAAGCAAGCAAAGACCCTAGGAGAGTACGAAGGCCCGCACACGAAAACCAAGGCGCTAATAGCGTATCTATTGGAAACGATGGACGAGAGCAAGGGTTTAACAGACGAACGTCCTATCAAAAGTGTGGTCTTTTCTGCGTGGACGTCGCATCTGGACTTGATCGAAATCGCGCTAAAAGACAACGGCATCACGGGCTTTACCCGTCTGGACGGGACGATGACTCTATCAGCTCGCCAAAAAGCCCTCCAGGAGTTTCACGATAATAACGACATCACTATCCTCCTAGCGACTATCGGGGCTGGTGGCGTCGGTCTGAACTTGACCTCTGCATCTCGAGTATATATCATGGAACCACAATACAACCCCGCAGCCGTGGCACAAGCAGTTGATCGAGTGCATCGAATTGGGCAGACACGCGAGGTGACTACAGTACAATTCCTAATGAAGGATAGTATcgaagagaagatcttcgagctggccaagaagaagcagcagtTGGCCGATATGAGCATGAATCAGAGGAAGCTTGATAAGAGAGAGGTGCAAGAACAACGGATGCGTGAATATCGAAGTTTATTCAAGTGA
- a CDS encoding uncharacterized protein (expressed protein) codes for MVNSDPGEDQLTTLQSLLHSDKIITPDLPEHPTLVQTWASQKQMNPRLLIRPNSTESLSKAIAYLYSSSLEFAIYGHGFMSASAKDVLVSTSSLDDFHLDKHSELVTIGAGQT; via the coding sequence ATGGTTAATTCTGACCCAGGCGAAGATCAACTCACGACACTGCAGTCGCTGTTACATTCCGACAAAATAATTACTCCAGATTTACCAGAACACCCAACACTTGTACAGACATGGGCATCACAAAAGCAAATGAACCCTCGCCTTCTCATTCGACCCAACTCTACCGAATCTCTGAGCAAGGCCATTGCCTACCTATACTCTTCGAGCTTGGAATTTGCTATTTACGGACATGGCTTTATGTCCGCGTCAGCAAAGGACGTCCTCGTGAGCACTTCGTCCCTCGATGATTTTCACCTCGACAAGCATTCTGAACTGGTGACCATCGGCGCTGGACAAACATAG
- a CDS encoding putative dimethylaniline monooxygenase, whose translation MAGSLRIRVENAYDGAPRTFYPVVVIGAGASGIAAGCRLKQKCGCDQFLVFDRQSGIGGTWWRNRYPGVACDVPAFFYSFSFAPNYLSKTIFPSGRDYIDYLYNVVERAGIADKIQLNTEVISLEWIEKDAEWEQYISQVYGQDSRGKKTEAVEIVRAKVVISAVGVLAESSEWPSSVASRDTYNGQLLHSARWPDKISLDGQDVVLVGSGCSAAQIAPALLQTKVKSLTQIMRTAPWLVPRVEEPGGRDAYAKWAPRIYGMIPGLRYTLLWYTAFQRPNGRLRKQEEASCLAHMRALAPITYHDQLTPTYQLGCKRRIYDNGWLRGMHDPRFMLESRPWRSVADTSITVGDGDNAKTYHADTLILATGFEATQFLQPISVVGRHGLSLHGLWATRGGPHAYLGTAVDGFPNFFLILGPNTFSGHTSVIMAIENSVDHAMRLIAPILDGQVESIEPKTIAVQTWLTGIRRDMASTVFASCQSWYNGGGRYNSVMYPRSQLDFYLRCRFPRLSDMNRMLKPQGRERQLWRRMGRVVVVGVLTCALIFYRELWKYTVDSGIIDRVADTTMSMMSFVPRTVQESREWVLQRTPKN comes from the exons ATGGCGGGCTCGCTACGCATCCGTGTTGAGAACGCTTATGATGGCGCTCCCCGCACGTTCTACCCCGTGGTTGTCATTGGAGCCGGTGCATCAGGTATCGCTGCCGGATGTCGTCTGAAGCAGAAGTGTGGTTGTGACCAATTCCTTGTCTTTGATCGTCAGTCTGGCATTGGAG GTACATGGTGGAGGAATCGGTATCCTGGCGTG GCCTGTGATGT ACCGGCAttcttttactctttttccttcgcaCCAAATTATCTCTCCAAGACTATCTTTCCTTCAGGTAGAGACTACATCGACTATCTGTACAATGTGGTGGAACGCGCTGGCATCGCGGATAAAATCCAACTTAACACAGAAGTCATATCGTTGGAGTGGATTGAAAAGGATGCGGAATGGGAACAATATATTTCTCAGGTCTATGGTCAAGACTCAAGGGGCAAGAAAACTGAAGCTGTTGAAATCGTCCGGGCTAAGGTGGTGATCAGCGCCGTGGGCGTACTGGCCGAGTCTTCCGAATGGCCGTCCAGTGTGGCGAGCCGCGATACTTACAACGGACAATTGCTACACTCAGCACGATGGCCTGACAAGATCAGCCTTGATGGCCAAGATGTTGTGCTTGTCGGATCGGGCTGCAGCGCGGCTCAGATTGCCCCCGCTCTTCTGCAGACCAAAGTCAAATCGCTGACGCAGATCATGCGCACCGCACCGTGGCTTGTGCCACGTGTGGAGGAGCCTGGTGGAAGGGATGCATATGCCAAGTGGGCACCACGCATCTACGGCATGATCCCTGGACTGAGGTATACG CTCCTGTGGTACACAGCCTTCCAGCGACCTAATGGCCGACTGCGGAAGCAGGAGGAAGCGTCGTGTCTTGCCCACATGCGTGCACTTGCCCCCATCACATATCATGACCAGCTGACGCCAACCTACCAGTTAGGATGCAAGCGCCGAATCTATGACAATGGCTGGCTGCGAGGGATGCACGATCCGCGCTTCATGCTCGAGTCACGGCCCTGGCGCAGCGTAGCCGATACCTCCATTACCGTGGGTGATGGAGACAACGCTAAGACCTACCACGCTGACACGCTCATTCTCGCGACGGGTTTTGAGGCCACTCAGTTTCTGCAACCGATCTCTGTCGTGGGGCGACACGGTCTTTCCCTACACGGGCTGTGGGCAACCCGTGGTGGCCCACATGCCTATCTAGGCACAGCAGTGGATGGATTCCCCAACTTCTTCTTAATTTTGGGACCAAACACATTTTCAGGCCACACATCAGTCATTATGGCGATTGAGAACAGTGTAGACCATGCAATGCGACTGATTGCCCCTATTTTGGACGGTCAGGTCGAGAGTATTGAGCCCAAGACTATCGCGGTTCAAACCTGGCTGACCGGTATACGACGCGACATGGCCAGCACAGTATTTGCGTCCTGTCAGAGTTGGTACAACGGTGGCGGTCGGTACAACTCAGTAATGTATCC TCGTTCCCAGCTAGACTTCTACCTGCGATGTCGATTCCCTCGGCTGTCTGACATGAACCGCATGTTGAAGCCTCAGGGTCGGGAACGACAGCTGTGGCGCCGTATGGGAAGagtggtggtagtggggGTGTTGACTTGTGCCCTTATCTTTTACCGAGAACTGTGGAAGTACACCGTTGACAGTGGGATTATCGATCGAGTAGCGGATACAACAATGAGCATGATGAGTTTCGTCCCTCGGACAGTGCAGGAGAGTCGTGAGTGGGTTCTTCAGCGTACCCCCAAGAACTAG
- a CDS encoding putative cytochrome P450, whose translation MMDFQNAQHLVAAAQKVRAEYLKGAHTTAISVQQNTTCRDDPVKGPLWVSKFSLPCPTDDNSRELLLRLIDEANEHLVRYDRSASAPLDFEWVGYRSNVQKDTPEPNIGEQEKFERLMAETKSPLTILYLYGGSFVGPDDDRSTLATLEQLPYLTAVVQEGLRLCDPVTHRISRQFPDQPLQCRGIFIPANSTVGMTAMLTHLNEKIFPEPRVFRPERWLGSDGKRLERYLVPFNRGTRSCLGMNLARAELVLILAAVFRQFDFDVSGVNRERDIDVSRDYILGAQARDTPGILVAVKGC comes from the exons ATGATGGACTTCCAGAACGCCCAACATCTGGTGGCCGCCGCCCAGAAGGTGCGCGCCGAATACCTTAAGGGGGCCCACACCACCGCCATCTCTGTCCAGCAAAATACCACCTGCCGCGACGATCCCGTTAAGGGTCCTCTTTGGGTCAGCAAATTTTCTCTCCCCTGTCCAACTGACGATAACTCCCGCGAGCTTCTCCTGCGGCTAATAGACGAGGCGAACGAGCACCTGGTGCGCTATGATCGCTCGGCGTCGGCCCCGCTTGACTTCGAGTGGGTGGGATACCGCAGCAATGTTCAGAAGGACACTCCGGAGCCCAACATTGGGGAGCAGGAGAAGTTTGAGAGGTTGATGGCGGAGACCAAGAGCCCCTTGACGATACTCTACCTCTATGGGGGCTCCTTCGT CGGTCCTGACGATGATCGATCCACTCTGGCGACACTTGAGCAGCTGCCCTATTTAACGGCCGTGGTACAGGAGGGGCTGCGTCTGTGTGACCCCGTTACCCACCGGATCAGCCGCCAATTTCCCGACCAGCCGCTTCAGTGCCGTGGAATTTTCATCCCCGCCAACTCGACCGTGGGGATGACGGCCATGCTCACCCATCTCAATGAGAAAATCTTCCCCGAACCTCGCGTTTTCCGGCCCGAGCGGTGGTTAGGATCCGACGGCAAGCGACTGGAGCGATACTTGGTGCCCTTCAATCGGGGTACGCGCTCGTGTCTGGGCATGAATCTGGCCCGTGCGGAGCTCGTTTTGATTCTCGCAGCAGTCTTCCGTCagtttgattttgatgtttCAGGCGTAAACCGGGAGCGTGATATTGATGTGAGTCGTGATTATATTCTTGGGGCGCAGGCGCGCGACACGCCGGGAATCCTGGTGGCAGTGAAGGGGTGTTAG